The following are encoded together in the Oncorhynchus nerka isolate Pitt River linkage group LG23, Oner_Uvic_2.0, whole genome shotgun sequence genome:
- the LOC115107195 gene encoding adhesion G protein-coupled receptor E5-like has translation MPLSSQDPLKLCQVTVRHIHVVIVFLIPPLSVSLSLSHTLSLSHSHSLTHSHTDVNECIGAGNKYPCGENGTCWNLEGSYRCHCPPGFTTYGNNQSRCQELNCDPFATQSTPEQTLPGFDSLLSPLRNNCLVLINSSGLAGAIEKTGEALLTVLANVTDVLQLQSNDHGGISGKVTTLLRTVENSIRLIAPQLRENVSRINTSHTEVEVVVRRDRTPPRGPVRLTNENIQLDTTWETAIGDDTNFPGFAFAILLSYKSLQTLTNGSEQLSSRVVTVSVSNSNTTNKPV, from the exons ATGCCGCTATCCTCACAAG atcctctcaagctctgtcag gtcactgtccgACACATCCATGTCGTCATCGTCTTTCTTATTCCcccactttctgtctctctctctctctcacacactctctcactctctcactcacactcactcactcactctcacacagacGTAAATGAGTGTATAGGGGCTGGGAACAAATACCCCTGTGGCGAGAATGGAACCTGCTGGAATCTGGAGGGCAGCTACAGGTGTCATTGTCCCCCTGGATTCACTACCTACGGCAACAACCAATCTAGGTGTCAAG AGCTGAATTGTGACCCTTTTGCAACTCAGAGTACACCTGAACAG actctACCAGGTTTTGACAGCCTCTTGTCTCCCCTGAGAAACAACTGTTTGGTGTTGATTAACTCCTCTGGGTTGGCTGGAGCTATAGAAAAGACTGGAGAGGCGCTTTTGACA GTACTGGCCAATGTCACTGATGTTCTTCAACTCCAGTCCAATGATCATGGTGGTATCAGCGGGAAGGTGACTACGCTACTGAGGACAGTAGAAAACTCTATCAGACTGATTGCTCCACAGCTGAGAGAAAATGTGAGCAGGATAAATACAAGCCATACAG AGGTAGAAGTTGTGGTGAGGAGGGACAGGACACCACCCCGAGGACCAGTCAGACTGACGAATGAAAACATCCAACTTGACACCACCTGGGAGACGGCGATCGGAGATGACACAAATTTCCCAG GTTTTGCGTTTGCCATTTTGCTCAGCTACAAGAGTCTGCAGACTTTGACCAACGGCTCCGAGCAGCTCTCCTCCAGAGTGGTGACTGTATCTGTTAGCAACTCcaacacaacaaacaaacctgTCTGA